acgcccaaagatggagagaggtagcaacgcaagttcaaccacctcttctggagaaagaaacgaccatgctctttatcaatacgctgaaggctccattcattaaCCACATGCTAGGGAGCGCTACTaaagcttctcagacatagtaatgtcttGGAGAAATGATAGAGAACGCGATAAGATGTGGAAGGATTAAAGCAGGGGAAAGTGCTAAGAGATCAACCCCGAGAAGGAAAGAGAACGATGTGAACAACATGAGTATGTATAATAAGCCACCACCATGAGCCAACCAAAGTGGTGACTACCACCATCGAGGTTCGCAAGACGGGACTTCAACCCAAGGCCTAACACGGAAAGAGTCCAGTTTACTCCTATCCCGATGTCCTACAAGGAATTGTACCAGAGCTTATTCGATGCCCATGTAGTGTCgcccttctatctaaagccaatgcaaccccCATTCCCCAAGTGGTATGACGCAAAcacccaatgcgaataccatgcaggaGCCACAGggcactcgatagaaaactgcaccactttcaagaagctagttgaaagactcatcaacatgggcatcgtgaaatttgatgatacaccTAGTGCAGAAAACCCATTACCGAATCATGGGGATAAGGGTATAAATGCCATAATCGAGAGTTCAGGGAAGGAAATTAAGATGAATGttgcagaagtgaataccccgtTGAAAGAAGTATGGAAGAAAATAGGGGAAAGAGGTTTGATGGCGCAGAATTCGGGGGTTAAGCCTCGAGAAGCGaagaattattgtgagttccacGATCAAGAGGACCATGAGATCCAGAAATGCAGCCAATTCAGGGCTTtagtacaaggattgatggataataaggagctggaattcttcgaATATGTCAAGAACCAGGAAGAAGTAGACGTATGTGCCTCCGAAGAAGGGTCGACGAGAAACGCTTGCGAAATCAACCACCCATTGGTTATCATATCACACTTAAGAACTAATGAAGATGGGACCCAAGTCACACCCAAAGTCGTGATCCAGaagcccgttgctttcccttataaagatagcaagagGGTACCATGGAATTACAGCTGCAATGTGACGATCCCAGGAAAGAAGAGCCCGGCCAGTGCTTCACAAGAAAACCAAGATGTAGGTTTTTTTACACGCAGTGGGAGACGTTATGTTCCCGAAGGCACAGGAACCAAAATTGTCAAAGAAAAGGTCCCGACAGTAgagcaaaggaaagaaaagatgGTCGAGTTCGAATCGCCAGTTAATGAGTCAGTAACCGAGAATGAAGCcagggaattcttaaaatttttaaaacacagTGAGTACAGCATCGTTGAACAGCTACATAAGCAACCAGCTCGCATTTCGGTGCTGGCCTTACTCTTGAGCTCAGAAACGCATCGGAGTGCGTTAATGAAAGTGCTGAACGAGACATACGTCGCGCATGACATCTCTGTCAACAAACTAGACCGCCTGGTCAACAATATCAGCGctgacaattttattttctttaacgacAACGAAATACCACTAGGAGGCATGGGGTCCACAAAGGCCCTGCACATTACCACGCGTTGCAAGGGATACACATTACCGGGGGTACTGATCGATAATGGATCAGCACTAAACGTCTTACCCCTATCCACACTGAATAGGTTGCccgtggatagttcccatatgaagacatgccaaaatgTAGTAAGGGCGTTTGACGGTACTGAAAGAAACGTAATGGGGAGGATTGAATTACCCCTTCAAATCGGTCCTAGCACGTACGAGATAGACTTCTTAGTAATGGATATTAAACCCTCTTACAATTGCctattgggaagaccttggatccactcGGCAGGGGCAGTGTCGTCATCATTACATCAGAAGCTTAAACTTATAACGGAAGGTCGATTGGTGACCATAAATGCGGAGGAAGACATCATTGCATCATTACCGAGAACGCACCATATGTGGGGACGATGATGAAGCCATAGAATGTTCTTTTCGATCGTTGGAATTCATAAATGCGACCTTTGTTGTCGAAGGAAATAAAGTCCCAACACCCAGACTTTCCAAAACCACAAGAATGGGACTACAACTGATGGTTGGGAAGGGAGCCTTGCCAGGAAAAGGACTTGGAAGAAGCCTACAAGGAAGGGTCAAAGTACCTATGCTCACGGACAAACgggaccgctttggcttaggattcaagCCAGATGCAAGACAAAAGAAAGAGGAGCAAGAGAAGAAACGAGAAAGGAGAAGAGCGCGTTTGAACGGGGAAGAGGTTAAATGGAAGCCAATGACCTTTCCCCATATATCCAGAACATTTGTGTCAGGAGGAACTATTTATGCCGAAGGAAGATTGGCAGGCCAAGAGTCCACCGAAGAAATGAGGGAAAACTTCAGCATTAATGCCACGTTCGAAGGAGGAACTGGAGAAGAGGATGGGACtggcattcgcccttatgagccGTAAAGTGTTTTGAATAATTGATCATGGAAGAGATTCCTCGTAGTCTTTAAAACTAACACGAGTAATGCCCAAAACACGCTTATTACCCTAGGCTTAGGAGTAATAAGtgtcttttgtgaaataggcctatgttcaaatcgttatttcaatgaaatgcatcctttCGTCTTATTCAAggcaaatattctttcattcataatcataccgtaCATGCCATTGTTCTTAGATTTTTTGTTCTTTGCATCTTCCTTTACGCCCAAAACAGTCTCCGGATATCAACGATGTGAGTGACCTTGCTATTAATTCGAGTCTCCCTTGAGCgcgatatgtgtctagaggaTCCGAGGATTTTGGAGATGACGATGATTGTAACTTATCCCCGATTTGTCGAGGATGGTAGAACGCAAGGAGAAATGATTCTACCCCACGAAGAGACCGTAGAAGTCGTGAACTTGAGAGATGAACTAGAAAGAAGAGAAGTAAAGATCGAAACTTGCATCACCACGTAGACAAAGcggaccttattgagttactccaagagttcaaggatgtctttgcatggtcatatcagatATGCCCGGGCTAAATCGACCTTGTGGTACACagctccccatcaaagaagaatgcaagccgCCCAAAGAAAAGCTTCAAGGATGCGGCCCGATGTTCTcgttaaaaataaaagaggaggtcaagaagcaatttgatgctggtttcttacaagtagttaagtactcagaatgggtagccaacatcatccccgtccctaaaaaagatgggaaagtacggatgtgtgtagactacagagacttaaacaaggccacccgaaagataatttcccattgcctcatatcgacaccttagtggacaacacaaagaagttactcacttttctccttcatggatggtttctggGGTACAATCGATCAAAATGCATCCtca
The Gossypium arboreum isolate Shixiya-1 chromosome 10, ASM2569848v2, whole genome shotgun sequence genome window above contains:
- the LOC128282155 gene encoding uncharacterized protein LOC128282155, coding for MAKIQQDVRDQMLESQRSMMDQLTRLLAGGLEKGKSPIINNGDDNEDPVYPPWFVPRDVRDTTRCVPKKAITTIVPKPFQTVSRTDELSTVRAPIRDNPTNHVVLNLDEESLVGAASRWYNQLSRNQISSWRDLAQAFMKHAENPLPNHGDKGINAIIESSGKEIKMNVAEVNTPLKEVWKKIGERGLMAQNSGVKPREAKNYCEFHDQEDHEIQKCSQFRALVQGLMDNKELEFFEYVKNQEEVDVCASEEGSTRNACEINHPLVIISHLRTNEDGTQVTPKVVIQKPVAFPYKDSKRVPWNYSCNVTIPGKKSPASASQENQDVGFFTRSGRRYVPEGTGTKIVKEKVPTVEQRKEKMVEFESPVNESVTENEAREFLKFLKHSEYSIVEQLHKQPARISVLALLLSSETHRSALMKVLNETYVAHDISVNKLDRLVNNISADNFIFFNDNEIPLGGMGSTKALHITTRCKGYTLPGVLIDNGSALNVLPLSTLNRLPVDSSHMKTCQNVVRAFDGTERNVMGRIELPLQIGPSTYEIDFLVMDIKPSYNCLLGRPWIHSAGAVSSSLHQKLKLITEGRLVTINAEEDIIASLPRTHHMWGR